The sequence GAGATCTACTAGCAGAAGCTTTAAAAGTAGTAGATTATGGAGATACAGAGATTTTTGCTAGAATTAATCCTTTAAGTACAGAGTTTGGAAAAGATGATGTAAGAGTATTAGTACCAGCAGGACTTAGAAAAATGAGATTGGCTATGTGTGAAAAACCAGAGCAAGTAAAAGAGTTAGATGAATTACTAACTGAAGTAGAAAAAGAACATGGAATAGAAATAGGAAGTTGTAAAATACAATGTTCATTAGAAACACCATTAGCAATAATGAATGCAGTTAGTATAGCTACTGCTTCACCAAGAGTAGTATCAATATCATTTGGTGCTGAAGATTTTACAAGAACTCTTGGAGCTGAGAGAACAAAAGAGGGAAAAGAGATTTTCATGGCAAGAAGTATGGTAGTGATGGCAGCTGCAATAGCTGGAGTTGATGCTATAGATACAGTATGGGCAGATTTAGATGATGAAGAAGGATTTAGAGAAGAGGTAAAAAC is a genomic window of Candidatus Fusobacterium pullicola containing:
- a CDS encoding CoA ester lyase; this translates as MEKRARRTMMFAPANNPKMLVTAHLYGPDCVLFDLEDAVKYAEKDAARDLLAEALKVVDYGDTEIFARINPLSTEFGKDDVRVLVPAGLRKMRLAMCEKPEQVKELDELLTEVEKEHGIEIGSCKIQCSLETPLAIMNAVSIATASPRVVSISFGAEDFTRTLGAERTKEGKEIFMARSMVVMAAAIAGVDAIDTVWADLDDEEGFREEVKTSLNMGFAGKSCIHPSQVKIVHEIFTPSKEELEKSLEIVKAAEAADISKGGVITVNGKMVDIPVIAKAEKVVRLAKSAGMIK